The following coding sequences are from one Bacteroidota bacterium window:
- a CDS encoding n-acetylglutamate synthase, which yields MINYNNKQFRPISNTENGETSNETIFLYQQVGRILSSEYSGGKIIQGHLIGIVDEAGNIDMRYHQVNEKGELMTGICKSRPEILPNGKIRLHETWEWTSGDKSKGESIIEEQ from the coding sequence ATGATCAATTACAATAACAAACAATTCAGACCAATTAGTAATACTGAAAATGGAGAAACCTCCAATGAAACTATTTTTTTGTATCAGCAAGTTGGTCGTATTTTATCGTCTGAATATTCGGGAGGTAAAATCATTCAAGGACATTTAATTGGAATTGTAGATGAAGCGGGAAACATTGATATGCGTTACCATCAAGTAAATGAAAAAGGAGAGCTAATGACGGGGATTTGCAAATCACGACCGGAAATATTGCCCAATGGGAAAATTAGATTGCATGAAACTTGGGAATGGACATCCGGTGATAAGTCCAAGGGAGAATCAATAATTGAAGAACAATAA
- a CDS encoding T9SS type A sorting domain-containing protein has translation MKKTLLFMLVSLLAFSAKSQIVAGDIAFIGYNEDAPIDGFSIITLTTIPGSADIYFTDQGINSATAWNANGEDHWRFTAPAAGIPCGTIISFTENVADVLTITGISGGSIVHLQGTGLFNLSAGDQLIAYTVTTPGVPVSLSGATFIAAITTDDGNGTPTCLDGVTGWSSSSGCIGTSVSRSLVPPGLTNGVNCVSIYPTIGTELDNSKYNGTLTGTSTAIRAAINNRANWIGDDVTNYNISPAGYPSPSIICGSPCPTVSPTLVSQTNISCNGGSNGAATVSAVGGASFTYNWAPIGGTAATATGLFAATYTCTVTNECGNTATQSVTLSQPAALIASAASQTNVSCFGGSNGAASVSVSGGTTAYTYNWTPGNPTGDGTVSVTGLTAGTWTCTVTDANSCTATRTFNITAPAVLVATAASQTNVSCFGGSNGAASVSVSGGTTAYSYNWTPGNPTGDGTVSVTGLTAGTWTCTVTDANSCTATQTFNITAPAVLVSTAASQTNVSCFGGSNGAASVSVSGGTTAYSYNWTPGNPTGDGTVSVTGLTAGTWTCTVTDANSCTATQTFNITAPAVLVATAASQTNVSCFGGSNGAASVSVSGGTTAYSYNWTPGNPTGDGTVSVTGLTAGTWTCTVTDANSCTATQTFNITAPAVLVASAASQTNISCFGGSNGAASVSVSGGTTAYSYNWTPGNPTGDGTVSVTGLTAGTWTCTVTDANSCTAAQTFNITSPSSISVTTSSQTNVSCFGGSNGAAAINTPTGGAGGYSYNWTPGNPTGDGTVSVTGLTAGTWTCTVTDANSCTATQTFNITSPSSISVTTSSQTNVSCFGGSNGAAAINTPTGGAGGYSYNWTPGNPTGDGTVSVTGLTAGTWTCTVTDANSCTATQTFNITAPAVLVASASSQTNVSCFGGSNGAAAINTPTGGAGGYSYNWTPGNPTGDGTVSVTGLTAGTWTCTVTDANSCTATQTFNITAPAALIASAASQTNISCFGGSNGAASVSVSGGTTAYSYNWTPGNPTGDGTVSVTGLTAGTWTCTVTDANSCTATQTFNITAPAVLVATAASQTNISCFGGSNGAASVSVSGGTTTYSYNWTPGNPTGDGTVSVTGLTAGTWTCTVTDANSCTATQTFNITAPAVLVASAASQTNVSCFGGSNGAATINTPTGGAGGYTYNWTPGNPTGDGTVSVTGLTAGTWTCTVTDANSCTATQTFNITEPAALIASAASQTNISCFGGSNGAASVSVSGGTTAYSYNWTPGNPTGDGTVSVTGLTAGTWTCTITDANSCTATQTFNITEPAALIASAASQTNISCFGGSNGAASVSVSGGTTAYSYNWTPGNPTGDGTVSVTGLTAGTWTCTVTDANSCTATQTFNITSPSSITGTQTITVCSGQSITIGSNTYSVAGVYTDVLTAINGCDSTVTTNLIVNSVTDITTTTTGATIMANNASATYQWLDCNNSFAILPGETSQSFSSLSNGSFAVQLTQSGCIDTSTCVLITSVGLAKNSFANSFTVFPNPTTGKLRIEFENNQKELTLTLYSITGKLIKEEIVSNQAFTNFEIDGSAGIYLLKITNSNFEEAHLRIIKE, from the coding sequence ATGAAAAAAACACTACTTTTTATGCTGGTATCCTTACTGGCCTTCTCTGCTAAGAGTCAAATTGTTGCCGGAGATATTGCATTTATCGGATATAATGAAGATGCCCCGATTGATGGATTTTCAATCATTACCCTTACAACAATTCCGGGTAGTGCTGACATTTATTTTACAGATCAAGGAATAAATTCAGCTACTGCATGGAACGCAAACGGAGAAGATCATTGGCGCTTTACTGCTCCTGCCGCAGGAATTCCATGCGGTACAATCATTTCGTTTACAGAAAATGTAGCAGACGTTCTTACCATCACCGGAATATCGGGAGGTTCAATTGTGCATTTGCAAGGCACCGGTTTGTTTAATCTTTCCGCTGGGGATCAACTGATCGCCTACACCGTTACTACTCCCGGTGTACCTGTATCGCTTTCTGGTGCAACTTTTATTGCAGCAATCACAACTGATGATGGTAACGGAACTCCTACTTGCTTGGATGGCGTTACCGGATGGAGTTCATCGAGCGGCTGTATTGGTACAAGCGTAAGCCGAAGTCTTGTACCTCCCGGGCTTACAAACGGAGTGAACTGCGTCTCTATTTATCCAACAATTGGTACTGAATTAGATAATTCAAAATACAATGGAACGCTTACTGGAACATCCACTGCAATAAGAGCAGCAATAAATAATCGTGCTAATTGGATCGGAGACGATGTAACAAATTATAATATCAGTCCGGCCGGCTACCCAAGTCCAAGTATAATTTGTGGTTCACCTTGCCCAACCGTTTCTCCTACACTTGTTTCACAAACAAATATTTCTTGCAATGGAGGGAGCAATGGAGCAGCAACTGTATCTGCAGTTGGAGGAGCATCGTTCACCTATAATTGGGCACCCATTGGTGGTACAGCTGCTACTGCCACTGGATTATTTGCAGCAACCTATACATGCACCGTTACGAATGAATGTGGCAATACTGCAACACAATCCGTTACACTATCACAACCTGCTGCTTTAATTGCATCAGCTGCTTCACAAACAAATGTTTCTTGTTTTGGAGGAAGTAACGGTGCAGCTTCCGTTTCTGTGAGTGGTGGAACAACGGCATACACGTACAACTGGACACCGGGCAATCCAACCGGTGATGGAACCGTTTCTGTTACCGGATTAACTGCTGGTACATGGACGTGTACTGTTACCGATGCAAATTCGTGTACAGCAACGCGAACATTTAATATTACAGCACCTGCTGTTTTAGTTGCAACTGCTGCTTCACAAACAAATGTTTCTTGTTTTGGTGGAAGTAACGGTGCAGCTTCCGTTTCTGTGAGTGGTGGAACAACGGCATACTCTTACAACTGGACACCCGGCAACCCAACAGGTGATGGAACTGTTTCTGTTACCGGATTAACTGCTGGCACATGGACATGCACTGTTACCGATGCAAATTCGTGTACAGCAACACAAACTTTTAATATTACTGCACCTGCTGTTTTAGTTTCAACTGCTGCTTCACAAACAAATGTTTCTTGTTTTGGAGGAAGTAACGGTGCAGCTTCCGTTTCTGTGAGTGGCGGAACAACTGCATACTCTTACAACTGGACACCTGGCAACCCAACAGGTGATGGAACTGTTTCTGTTACCGGATTAACTGCTGGAACATGGACATGCACTGTTACCGATGCAAATTCGTGTACAGCAACACAAACTTTTAATATTACTGCACCTGCTGTTTTAGTTGCAACTGCTGCTTCACAAACAAATGTTTCTTGTTTTGGTGGAAGTAACGGTGCAGCTTCCGTTTCTGTGAGTGGCGGAACAACTGCATACTCTTACAACTGGACACCTGGCAACCCAACAGGTGATGGAACTGTTTCTGTTACCGGATTAACTGCTGGAACATGGACATGCACTGTTACCGATGCAAATTCGTGTACAGCAACACAAACTTTTAATATTACTGCACCTGCTGTTTTAGTTGCATCGGCTGCTTCACAAACAAACATTTCTTGTTTTGGAGGAAGTAACGGTGCAGCTTCCGTTTCTGTGAGTGGTGGAACAACCGCATACTCTTACAACTGGACACCCGGAAATCCTACTGGTGATGGAACCGTTTCTGTTACCGGATTAACTGCTGGTACATGGACATGTACTGTTACCGATGCAAATTCTTGTACTGCTGCGCAAACATTTAATATTACATCCCCATCGAGTATTTCGGTAACCACTTCTTCTCAAACAAATGTTTCTTGTTTTGGAGGAAGTAATGGTGCCGCTGCTATTAACACACCAACCGGAGGTGCAGGTGGTTACTCTTACAACTGGACACCCGGAAATCCTACAGGTGATGGAACTGTTTCGGTTACTGGATTAACTGCTGGAACATGGACGTGTACTGTTACCGATGCAAATTCGTGTACAGCAACACAAACTTTTAATATTACATCCCCATCGAGTATTTCGGTAACCACTTCTTCTCAAACAAATGTTTCTTGTTTTGGAGGAAGTAATGGTGCCGCTGCTATCAACACACCAACTGGAGGTGCAGGTGGTTACTCTTACAACTGGACACCCGGAAATCCTACTGGTGATGGAACTGTTTCGGTTACTGGATTAACTGCTGGTACATGGACATGCACTGTTACCGATGCAAATTCGTGTACAGCTACACAAACTTTTAATATTACGGCACCTGCTGTTTTAGTTGCATCAGCTTCTTCTCAAACAAATGTTTCTTGTTTTGGAGGAAGTAATGGTGCCGCTGCTATTAACACACCAACCGGAGGTGCAGGTGGTTACTCTTACAACTGGACACCCGGAAATCCAACAGGCGATGGAACTGTTTCTGTTACCGGATTAACTGCTGGAACATGGACATGTACAGTTACCGATGCAAATTCGTGTACTGCAACACAAACTTTTAATATTACTGCACCTGCTGCTTTAATTGCATCGGCTGCTTCACAAACAAACATTTCTTGTTTTGGAGGAAGTAATGGTGCAGCTTCCGTTTCGGTGAGTGGGGGAACAACTGCATACTCGTACAATTGGACACCCGGAAATCCTACAGGTGATGGAACTGTTTCTGTTACCGGATTAACTGCTGGAACATGGACGTGTACTGTTACCGATGCAAATTCTTGTACAGCAACGCAGACTTTTAATATTACTGCACCTGCCGTTTTAGTTGCAACTGCTGCTTCACAAACAAACATTTCTTGTTTCGGTGGAAGTAATGGTGCAGCTTCCGTTTCTGTGAGTGGTGGAACAACAACATACTCGTACAACTGGACACCCGGAAATCCTACAGGTGATGGAACTGTTTCGGTTACCGGATTAACTGCTGGAACATGGACATGTACTGTTACCGATGCAAATTCTTGTACTGCAACACAAACTTTTAATATTACTGCACCTGCTGTTTTAGTTGCATCGGCTGCTTCTCAAACAAATGTTTCTTGTTTTGGTGGAAGTAATGGTGCCGCTACTATCAACACACCAACCGGAGGTGCAGGTGGTTATACTTACAACTGGACACCCGGAAATCCTACAGGCGATGGAACTGTTTCTGTTACCGGATTAACTGCTGGTACATGGACATGTACTGTTACCGATGCAAATTCGTGTACAGCAACGCAAACTTTTAATATTACAGAACCTGCAGCTTTAATTGCATCGGCTGCTTCACAAACAAACATTTCTTGTTTTGGAGGAAGTAACGGTGCAGCTTCCGTTTCTGTGAGTGGTGGAACAACCGCATACTCTTACAACTGGACACCGGGCAACCCAACTGGTGATGGAACTGTTTCTGTTACCGGATTAACTGCTGGTACATGGACATGTACTATTACCGATGCAAATTCGTGTACAGCAACACAAACTTTTAATATTACAGAACCTGCAGCTTTAATTGCATCGGCTGCTTCACAAACAAACATTTCTTGTTTTGGAGGAAGTAACGGTGCAGCTTCCGTTTCTGTGAGTGGTGGAACAACCGCATACTCTTACAACTGGACACCCGGAAATCCAACAGGTGATGGAACTGTTTCTGTTACCGGATTAACTGCTGGCACATGGACATGTACTGTTACCGATGCAAATTCGTGTACAGCAACGCAAACTTTTAATATTACATCCCCATCAAGTATTACAGGGACACAAACGATAACAGTGTGTTCTGGTCAATCGATAACAATCGGTTCGAATACATATTCGGTAGCAGGTGTTTATACAGATGTATTAACTGCTATAAATGGTTGCGACAGTACAGTAACAACAAACCTGATTGTTAATAGTGTAACCGACATTACAACAACTACAACAGGAGCTACGATTATGGCGAACAATGCATCTGCCACTTACCAATGGCTAGATTGTAATAACAGTTTTGCTATACTACCGGGTGAAACATCACAGTCATTTTCTTCCCTTTCAAATGGTAGTTTTGCTGTTCAATTAACTCAAAGTGGATGTATCGATACGTCAACATGCGTTTTAATTACATCTGTTGGTTTAGCTAAAAACTCCTTTGCGAATAGTTTCACAGTTTTTCCGAATCCAACTACAGGGAAATTACGAATTGAATTCGAAAACAATCAGAAAGAATTGACACTTACTTTGTACTCAATCACTGGCAAATTGATAAAAGAGGAAATCGTTTCGAATCAAGCATTCACCAATTTTGAAATTGATGGATCTGCCGGCATTTACTTGCTTAAAATTACAAATTCGAATTTCGAAGAAGCACATCTTCGTATTATAAAAGAATAA
- a CDS encoding helix-turn-helix domain-containing protein: MSEKINIPQISQQRFIELWEETRTETNEDEHKIYKFFKPYIESIPRLTLGEYYWQIFSNSQPYPKILMADGAVNKLTPVDAKELVNSSVETFFSFYHPEDLTHVLTFLSTIFRIVIDEEKSKRKNYNITIYARIQNGNGQYVWNSIQYPALYFDANDNFLYGMALYTNINHLVKDNIEPMMTVLNSTETNNQKLVHYSLHNLEGKQNEYPNVSPREREIIALLSRGKSSKQIADILNLSKNTVDNHRQRLLKKFNVQSSSELVTKALLY; encoded by the coding sequence ATGTCAGAAAAAATCAACATTCCGCAAATCTCACAACAACGATTTATTGAATTATGGGAAGAAACAAGGACAGAAACGAATGAAGACGAACACAAAATTTATAAATTTTTCAAACCTTATATTGAAAGCATTCCGCGATTAACTTTAGGGGAATATTATTGGCAAATTTTTAGCAATTCACAGCCCTACCCTAAAATTCTAATGGCTGATGGTGCTGTAAATAAATTAACCCCCGTTGATGCAAAAGAGCTTGTGAATTCAAGCGTTGAAACATTTTTTTCATTTTATCATCCGGAAGATCTAACACATGTTCTTACATTTCTCTCAACAATCTTCCGAATAGTCATTGATGAAGAAAAAAGCAAAAGAAAAAATTACAATATCACAATCTATGCACGGATTCAAAATGGGAATGGGCAATATGTCTGGAATAGTATTCAATACCCTGCACTTTACTTTGATGCAAATGACAATTTTTTATATGGAATGGCGCTGTATACGAATATAAACCATTTGGTGAAAGACAATATTGAACCAATGATGACGGTACTTAACTCAACGGAAACAAACAATCAAAAACTGGTTCATTACTCGTTACACAATCTGGAAGGGAAACAAAATGAGTATCCAAACGTAAGCCCACGTGAAAGGGAAATTATTGCTTTGTTAAGCAGAGGCAAATCAAGTAAACAAATTGCCGATATTTTAAATCTATCAAAGAACACTGTTGATAATCACAGGCAACGTTTACTTAAAAAGTTTAATGTTCAGTCTTCCTCTGAATTAGTAACGAAAGCATTACTTTATTAA
- a CDS encoding Fic family protein yields MKPPYDITPNILSTISSISQKLGEVNANYLSKQSPQLRKQNRIKTIHSSLQIEGNILTEEQITTLIENKRVVGPKKDVKEVLNAIRVYEKLPTYNCLSEKHFLKAHQQLMNGLIDDCGKYRKKGVGIVKGTKVEHIAPSHKNVPYLMKNLFDYLNKSSDLILIKSCVFHYEMEFIHPFLDGNGRMGRLWQTLILMSEYPIFELLPFETLISQTQAAYYKSLAMSDKSGKSTFFIEYMLNVINASLDSLLTYNNRILKDIDRLEYFISLGKKNFTRKDYMNVFKDLSSATASRDLKKGVELRLFKSVGDKNKTTYSIKQ; encoded by the coding sequence ATGAAACCGCCTTATGATATTACCCCAAACATTCTATCCACCATCAGTTCCATTTCTCAAAAGTTGGGAGAAGTGAATGCTAATTATTTGAGTAAACAATCGCCTCAACTCCGAAAGCAAAACAGAATAAAAACAATTCATTCGAGTCTACAAATTGAAGGGAATATCTTAACGGAAGAACAAATAACCACCTTAATCGAAAACAAAAGAGTAGTTGGTCCCAAAAAAGATGTGAAAGAAGTTCTAAATGCAATAAGGGTATATGAGAAATTGCCTACCTATAATTGTTTATCAGAAAAACATTTCTTAAAAGCCCATCAACAATTAATGAACGGATTGATTGATGATTGTGGCAAATACAGAAAAAAAGGAGTTGGAATTGTTAAGGGCACAAAAGTGGAACACATCGCACCTTCTCATAAAAACGTGCCTTACCTGATGAAAAATTTATTTGATTATTTAAACAAATCTTCCGATTTGATATTAATTAAAAGTTGCGTATTTCATTATGAAATGGAATTTATTCATCCTTTTCTGGATGGAAATGGTCGTATGGGTCGATTATGGCAAACATTAATTTTAATGTCAGAATATCCCATTTTTGAGCTCTTGCCTTTTGAAACCTTGATTAGCCAAACGCAAGCTGCATATTATAAATCACTTGCAATGAGTGATAAATCAGGAAAGTCAACCTTCTTTATTGAATACATGCTGAACGTAATTAATGCATCGCTTGATTCATTGCTGACCTATAATAATCGCATTTTAAAGGACATTGATCGACTCGAATATTTTATCAGTTTGGGAAAGAAAAACTTTACCAGAAAAGATTACATGAATGTATTTAAAGATCTTTCTTCTGCCACCGCCAGTAGAGACTTAAAAAAAGGAGTTGAATTGCGACTTTTTAAGAGTGTTGGTGATAAGAACAAAACAACTTACTCGATAAAGCAATGA
- a CDS encoding SGNH/GDSL hydrolase family protein: protein MKIVFVGDSITNGKLGASFVDLISKDNRYHITNLGHDGDTWNLIFNRLHSHLKVDQSMDCIVLQGGYNDLLLPFFQERGGLFQRAYDQQLKKGCAPVSTEEFTKMLESHIRKIKEVYHGRLILLTIGCVGEKLDSELNAKRNHFNELLIQVAEKEKLTLVNTQIPFDAFLSTSQQSSYCLDNIWAITIWDRLFKKWDALSKKRGLHLTIDGVHLNTKGAAIFAESIARELHLK from the coding sequence ATGAAAATCGTATTCGTAGGAGACAGCATCACAAATGGAAAATTAGGTGCAAGCTTTGTTGACCTGATTTCGAAAGACAATCGTTACCATATCACCAATCTTGGGCATGACGGTGATACCTGGAATTTAATTTTCAATCGATTGCATTCGCATTTAAAAGTAGATCAATCGATGGACTGCATTGTTCTCCAAGGAGGATATAACGATTTGCTCTTGCCTTTCTTTCAGGAAAGAGGCGGGCTCTTTCAGCGGGCATACGATCAACAACTAAAAAAAGGATGTGCTCCTGTTTCAACAGAAGAATTTACAAAAATGTTGGAATCACATATTCGCAAAATCAAGGAAGTGTATCACGGTCGACTTATCCTCCTAACAATTGGTTGTGTTGGAGAAAAATTAGATTCAGAATTAAATGCAAAAAGAAATCACTTTAACGAATTGTTGATTCAAGTTGCAGAAAAGGAAAAGCTAACCTTGGTAAATACCCAAATTCCGTTTGATGCATTTTTAAGTACGTCACAACAATCTTCCTATTGCTTGGATAATATCTGGGCGATAACCATCTGGGATCGTCTGTTTAAAAAGTGGGATGCCCTCAGCAAAAAAAGAGGATTGCATCTGACAATCGATGGTGTGCATCTGAATACCAAAGGCGCAGCAATTTTTGCAGAAAGCATTGCTCGTGAATTGCATTTAAAATAA
- a CDS encoding M48 family metalloprotease: protein MKSKEIKLSAEFKSQATKAIVAICIFVFTYLTILLLAVGFTILCIMGGIYIIAAKPMILTIALGIGLASLGVLVLIFLLKFIFKSHTVDRSHLIEINEQQEPKLFSMIQEIVKEVGTSFPKKVYLSADVNASVFYDSSFWSMFLPVKKNLQIGLGLVNTITKEELKAILSHEFGHFSQRTMKVGSFVYNLNQIIFNMLFDNQSYTNLIQTWSDVSGYFSIFVVIAVKINEGIQWILKKLYEVVNKSYMGLSREMEFHADEIAASVTGYEPLKKSLLRMTLADNSFNNVLNYYNEKISKNIKSESIYQDQTAVMYFLAETNSFPIANSLPDISIEEQSKFDKSKLVIKDQWASHPTVEERIKRLEQTGNISTVHSDTLANDVFVDIVKLQKQLTKKFLNR from the coding sequence ATGAAAAGTAAAGAAATCAAACTTTCTGCGGAGTTTAAATCTCAGGCTACAAAAGCAATTGTTGCTATCTGCATTTTTGTGTTCACCTATTTAACCATTTTACTGTTGGCAGTTGGATTTACCATCCTGTGCATCATGGGAGGAATTTACATCATTGCAGCCAAACCAATGATTCTGACCATTGCCCTGGGGATTGGACTTGCGAGTTTGGGTGTGTTGGTATTAATATTTTTACTGAAATTTATTTTCAAATCGCATACCGTTGACCGCTCCCATTTAATTGAAATCAATGAGCAACAAGAACCTAAATTATTTAGCATGATTCAGGAAATTGTAAAAGAAGTCGGCACCAGCTTCCCAAAAAAAGTATATTTATCAGCAGATGTCAATGCATCTGTATTTTATGATTCCAGTTTCTGGAGTATGTTTCTGCCGGTGAAAAAGAATTTACAAATCGGATTGGGATTGGTGAATACCATCACCAAAGAAGAGCTAAAAGCAATCCTCTCACATGAATTTGGTCATTTTTCTCAAAGAACCATGAAGGTGGGAAGCTTTGTCTACAATTTAAATCAAATCATTTTCAACATGCTATTTGATAACCAATCGTATACAAATCTCATTCAAACCTGGTCGGATGTAAGCGGTTACTTTTCAATATTTGTTGTAATTGCAGTGAAAATTAATGAAGGAATACAATGGATCTTAAAGAAACTCTATGAAGTGGTTAACAAAAGCTACATGGGACTTTCCAGAGAAATGGAATTTCATGCCGATGAGATTGCTGCGAGTGTGACCGGATATGAGCCACTTAAAAAATCGTTGTTGAGAATGACCTTGGCGGACAATTCGTTTAACAATGTATTAAACTATTACAATGAAAAGATTTCTAAAAATATAAAAAGTGAAAGCATTTATCAGGACCAAACCGCTGTGATGTATTTTCTTGCAGAAACGAATAGCTTTCCCATTGCAAATAGTCTTCCGGATATTTCTATTGAGGAACAAAGTAAATTTGATAAATCAAAATTGGTGATTAAAGACCAATGGGCATCCCATCCAACAGTAGAGGAACGAATAAAACGACTTGAACAAACAGGTAATATAAGCACCGTTCATTCCGACACACTTGCCAATGATGTATTTGTGGACATCGTTAAATTGCAGAAACAATTGACGAAAAAGTTTTTGAATCGGTAA
- a CDS encoding DUF2975 domain-containing protein: MSKTNNFVFIVLKIVTWMIFVGLCIEAGGLIVNFFFSLYKPEFVQNLYQKLDLSSMYERSQFAFYSMYSFILVIALLKAVLFYIVVRLISNINLAKPFNSYSAKQVSLMSYYTFSIGILSYIARETTQYLLNRGYAIDNLNQFWADSQAFILMAAVIYVIATIFSKGVEIQNENDLTV, from the coding sequence ATGTCTAAAACAAACAACTTCGTATTTATCGTCTTAAAGATTGTTACTTGGATGATCTTCGTTGGTTTATGTATTGAAGCCGGAGGACTAATCGTCAATTTCTTTTTTAGTTTGTACAAACCTGAATTTGTCCAAAACTTATATCAAAAACTGGATTTAAGCAGTATGTATGAACGCAGTCAATTCGCTTTTTACAGCATGTATAGTTTTATCCTGGTCATTGCACTTTTAAAAGCAGTCCTGTTTTATATCGTTGTTCGATTAATCAGTAACATTAATTTGGCAAAACCCTTCAATAGCTATTCTGCAAAACAGGTTTCGTTAATGAGTTATTATACTTTCTCTATCGGAATTTTGAGTTACATCGCCCGAGAAACGACACAGTACCTGCTAAACAGAGGTTATGCTATTGACAACTTAAATCAGTTTTGGGCAGACAGTCAAGCCTTTATTTTGATGGCAGCAGTCATTTATGTAATTGCAACAATTTTTTCTAAAGGTGTTGAAATTCAAAACGAAAACGACTTAACCGTATAA
- a CDS encoding alpha/beta hydrolase, with amino-acid sequence MTRFLLLVFGFIGFSFLSLQIDKNKETFVEIKGKKQFYTAKGAGDPVVVFITGLGPTMDDFQKIQARVSKHTKTICYDRAGIGKSESFGNERNLENICNELNELIDKIGLNKQFILVGHSRGGLIARYFVSKYPERVCGLLLIDPAIPELKWKKRELRTEKEKIEFDTFYNSFCYDSTNYSATIRNEFIHSFTTDSSFVYGKGFPTNIPITIIGSNKLTEAKYSKEETTIKVDFLNSYLKINSAIKLILTSKSGHYIYDTEPKLVINEILAIVDNVKN; translated from the coding sequence ATGACTAGATTTTTATTACTCGTATTTGGATTCATCGGTTTTTCCTTTCTGAGTTTACAAATAGACAAGAACAAGGAAACCTTTGTTGAAATAAAGGGTAAAAAGCAGTTTTACACAGCGAAAGGTGCTGGAGATCCAGTTGTGGTATTTATTACCGGACTTGGACCAACAATGGACGACTTTCAGAAGATACAAGCTCGTGTTTCCAAACATACAAAAACCATTTGCTACGACCGGGCAGGGATTGGAAAATCAGAATCCTTTGGGAACGAACGAAACCTTGAAAATATATGCAACGAATTAAACGAATTGATTGATAAAATTGGATTGAACAAACAATTCATATTAGTGGGACATTCCAGAGGCGGTTTGATAGCGCGGTATTTTGTAAGTAAATATCCGGAACGAGTTTGCGGATTGCTATTGATCGACCCCGCCATTCCTGAACTCAAATGGAAGAAAAGAGAATTGAGAACAGAAAAAGAAAAAATTGAATTTGATACGTTTTACAATTCATTTTGTTATGATAGCACAAACTACTCCGCTACGATAAGAAACGAATTCATACACTCTTTTACCACCGACTCTTCTTTTGTTTATGGAAAGGGATTTCCAACGAATATTCCAATCACGATTATTGGTTCCAATAAACTAACGGAAGCAAAATACAGTAAAGAGGAAACGACAATAAAAGTTGACTTTCTGAATAGCTATTTAAAAATAAATTCAGCAATAAAATTAATTCTTACCAGCAAGTCTGGACATTACATTTATGATACGGAACCCAAACTGGTAATCAATGAAATTTTAGCAATTGTCGATAATGTAAAAAACTAA
- a CDS encoding helix-turn-helix transcriptional regulator, translating into MPIIVNLDVMMAKRKISLNELSERVDLTLSNLSILKTGKAKAIRFSTLEAICKALDCQPADILEFVNDKKKNR; encoded by the coding sequence ATGCCAATTATTGTAAATTTAGATGTGATGATGGCGAAACGGAAAATATCGCTGAATGAACTTTCGGAAAGAGTCGATTTAACCTTGTCCAATCTTTCCATCTTAAAGACAGGAAAAGCAAAAGCAATTCGTTTTAGCACTTTAGAAGCCATTTGTAAAGCATTGGACTGTCAACCAGCCGATATTTTAGAATTTGTGAACGACAAGAAAAAAAATCGTTAA
- a CDS encoding DUF1272 domain-containing protein, translating into MLQLKPICENCAKLLPNDSTEAMICTYECTFCTTCVNDILKNVCPNCGGGFEKRPTRPTALLHKNPASTKPHHQPINKEAFQLKLDKYKDIAPEKR; encoded by the coding sequence ATGCTCCAACTAAAACCCATTTGCGAAAATTGTGCAAAGTTGTTACCGAACGACAGCACCGAAGCAATGATTTGTACCTATGAATGTACGTTCTGCACCACCTGTGTGAACGATATTCTTAAAAATGTTTGTCCGAATTGTGGTGGTGGTTTTGAAAAACGTCCTACCCGTCCGACTGCCCTTTTACATAAAAACCCTGCAAGCACAAAACCGCATCACCAGCCTATCAACAAAGAAGCGTTCCAACTAAAGCTTGATAAATACAAAGACATTGCACCTGAAAAAAGGTAA